The Thermacetogenium phaeum DSM 12270 genome segment GATCTGGGTCAGCGGAGCAATGTGGTTGGCCTCCACGAAAAGGGAGTAGCCGCCGAAGATGGCCATATAGAGCCAGCACCCCAGAGTGCCCCAGAAGCATTCGGCAATTACCAGTTCCTTTATAGTGCGCCCCTTCGAAATCCGGGCGACGAAGAGCCCCATCATCGGAGCGTAGGCGATCCACCAGGCCCAGTAGAAGACAGTCCAGGCCTCGGGGAACCCGCTTCGAGTGATGGGATCCATCCAGAAGGTCATGCGGAAGAAATTGTTGAGCAGCAGTCCCAGGCTGTTAGTGGTCATCTTCAGAATGAACACAGTGGGGCCCGCCAGCAGAACAAAAGCGATCAGTACGAAAGCGAGGTAGAGGTTGATATCGCTGAGCACCTTGATGCCCTTGCTCAATCCCCTGTAAACACTGGTGCCGAAAATGCAGAGCCAGATAAGGACGATAACCAGCTGCAGCCAGATAGAATCCTCAACCCCGAAGAGGCCTTGGAGCATGGCCGATACCGCCGGAACCTCGAGGCCGAGGGAGGTGCCCACGGCGCCGACCAGCCCGAAGCAGATCAAGACGTCAATGATAACTCCAACCCACCCGTCGACAAGCTTCCCAAAGATGGGGCGCAAGGCGGTGCTAAATCGCAATGTCGGCTCCTTGCGGACAAAAACAGCATAGGCGATGGGGATCGTGGGAATGCAGTAGATCGCCCAGGCGCTGAACCCCCAGTGGAACATGCCATAGAGGTGCGCCCATTCGAAAGCCAGCGGCGAACCGGGCTTAACCCCGAAGGGAGGGCCGTTCAGGTAAAAAATGGGCTCCATAATGCACCACATCATGATCCCCCCGCCGATCCCGGCGGCGAAGAGCATGGCGATCCAGCTGAAGGTGGAGAACTCCGGCTCCTCATCGGGGCCGCCCAGCTTGACATTCCCGTACCTGCCGAGGGCCAGCCAGATCAGCACCGCAAAGCAGAAGAACCCGAACAGCAGGAAAAACCAGCCGAAGTGATCGGTAATAAAGGACCAGACGGCATTGACCGCTCTTCCCCCTTGCTCCGGCCAGATGGCCAGGGGTACGCTCAAACCAAGTACAACAAGTAATGAAGGCCAAAACACAGCGTGATTGATTTCGCCTCTTTTTTCCATGGCATTACCTCCTGAAATTGATTGATCGAACTTTCAGCCGCAGGCTGGCAGGCGACTCAGGCGGCGGAATAACTCACGATAAGAATTGTTCTCACCAAAGTTAGCGCCGGTCTTGCGATCGGTTCCTCATCAAGCGCCGCTTTTTACTGCCGGGGCACCTCTTTTACCGTCAGGGGTTACTCCCCTAGCTCTCTTTCTGCCCTGGCGATGATTTTGTCGAGCTCGGCATCAACTTCGGGGCTGAGCGGCTCCACCCGGTGCGACGCCAGCAATTCCTTTGCCTTCTCCCTGGCGATATCTTCAAGCCTGGGGCAACCCCTGGCCTCCCACTCTTCAAAGGTCAGGCGCTGGGAGATCACCGGCCTCCAGAGTTCACCCGCCCGCAGGTGCTTTCTCGTGTGCTTGTGCTCGAGGAAGCTGATCCCCTTTTCCACCACCTCGTCGACGATGGCCACGGCCAGTTTATCCTCATTGACCTCCAAACCCTTAACAGTATGCTGGATGATGGATGACATCTCATTGTCGATGACCAGCATCTCGTAGCTCCCTACCAGGGCGTTGTCGACGCTACCGGCGGTGCCACAGAAGTCGATCC includes the following:
- a CDS encoding BCCT family transporter, with the protein product MEKRGEINHAVFWPSLLVVLGLSVPLAIWPEQGGRAVNAVWSFITDHFGWFFLLFGFFCFAVLIWLALGRYGNVKLGGPDEEPEFSTFSWIAMLFAAGIGGGIMMWCIMEPIFYLNGPPFGVKPGSPLAFEWAHLYGMFHWGFSAWAIYCIPTIPIAYAVFVRKEPTLRFSTALRPIFGKLVDGWVGVIIDVLICFGLVGAVGTSLGLEVPAVSAMLQGLFGVEDSIWLQLVIVLIWLCIFGTSVYRGLSKGIKVLSDINLYLAFVLIAFVLLAGPTVFILKMTTNSLGLLLNNFFRMTFWMDPITRSGFPEAWTVFYWAWWIAYAPMMGLFVARISKGRTIKELVIAECFWGTLGCWLYMAIFGGYSLFVEANHIAPLTQIMNESGQFAVIVATLQTLPLSKIAMFIWTVLIFIFLATTVDSTAYTLASVCTKKLRGDEQPARWHRVIWAIALASVSIGLLVVGGLQPVQLSSIIAALPLTPVLILLIISGIKMLKEDFPHLQPRKEAIDYRPAVSYQQQSVDA